A genomic region of Dickeya solani IPO 2222 contains the following coding sequences:
- a CDS encoding MFS transporter has translation MSRTHKVTIPVGIGYGLTDIMGGGAFTVIGAWLLFFYTTFVGLTPVEAASIVAIARIVDAIVSLFMGSFTDHFYKNYLGKKFGRRRFFLLIGSPLMMVYALLWLNGMNYWFYLAVYLAFEIIAAMVLIPWETLPSEMTKEFNSRTKLSTCRMFLSALGTFLATFIPGLLISHLGEHNANAYLINGVTFAVAFMLCVFISWKVTWERELTDEMRAELEKKQRQNTLMEKIAALSHLLYDYASTLKVRAFRKHLAIYLFSFTAKDVYNTVFVFFCVYCLNVSSAFAGSLLSMSIVGLPVTLLAGFAIIKYGPSRLYIFAYSIMMLCLGGFGYVYLFPMENKAVVLITLAGVYQVGRCILEFTPWNVFPFIPDVDEMINRQRREGLFAAVMTFSRKTTVAIATFVVGMLLQAGGFVKGSQVQPPEAVRTIALLLLVGTTLLLLIALWQAITFQLNKKNHKILVDEIDRLKAGGSKSDADLQTQRVVEMLTGYPYDKVWTPELTDTRRVTSPAHE, from the coding sequence ATGTCTCGTACCCACAAAGTCACCATCCCGGTAGGGATTGGCTATGGCCTTACCGACATCATGGGTGGCGGAGCTTTTACCGTCATCGGCGCCTGGCTACTCTTTTTCTATACGACCTTCGTCGGATTAACACCGGTGGAAGCCGCATCGATTGTTGCTATCGCACGTATTGTCGATGCCATCGTCAGTTTGTTCATGGGCAGTTTCACCGACCATTTTTATAAGAATTATCTTGGCAAAAAATTTGGCCGTCGCCGCTTTTTCCTGTTAATCGGCTCGCCACTCATGATGGTATACGCGCTATTGTGGTTGAATGGCATGAATTACTGGTTTTATCTGGCGGTGTATCTGGCATTTGAAATCATCGCTGCGATGGTATTGATTCCCTGGGAAACGTTGCCGTCGGAAATGACCAAAGAATTCAATTCCAGAACTAAACTGTCCACCTGCCGCATGTTTCTCTCTGCGTTGGGAACGTTTCTTGCCACCTTCATTCCCGGTTTGTTGATCAGTCATTTGGGCGAGCACAACGCCAACGCTTATCTGATTAATGGCGTGACGTTTGCGGTAGCCTTCATGCTCTGCGTGTTTATCTCCTGGAAAGTAACCTGGGAACGTGAGCTGACCGACGAAATGCGGGCAGAACTGGAAAAAAAACAGCGCCAGAACACGTTGATGGAAAAAATCGCGGCACTCAGTCATCTGTTGTATGACTACGCCTCCACGCTGAAAGTCCGTGCGTTCCGTAAACATCTGGCGATTTATCTGTTCTCGTTCACCGCCAAAGACGTCTACAACACCGTGTTTGTCTTCTTCTGCGTCTATTGCCTTAATGTATCTTCCGCCTTCGCCGGCAGCCTGCTGTCGATGAGCATCGTCGGGTTGCCGGTCACGTTGCTGGCGGGCTTTGCCATCATCAAATACGGCCCGTCGAGGCTCTATATCTTCGCTTATAGCATCATGATGCTGTGTCTGGGGGGATTCGGTTACGTCTACCTGTTCCCAATGGAAAACAAAGCCGTGGTCTTGATCACGCTGGCCGGCGTTTATCAGGTCGGGCGTTGCATCCTCGAATTTACGCCATGGAACGTATTTCCTTTTATTCCAGACGTCGACGAAATGATCAACCGCCAGCGTCGGGAAGGTCTGTTCGCCGCCGTCATGACATTCTCGCGTAAAACCACCGTGGCTATCGCGACGTTCGTCGTCGGAATGCTCTTACAGGCCGGCGGGTTTGTGAAGGGCAGTCAGGTCCAGCCGCCTGAAGCCGTCCGGACCATCGCGCTGCTGTTGCTGGTCGGTACGACGCTCCTGCTGCTGATTGCGCTCTGGCAGGCTATTACCTTCCAGCTGAACAAAAAAAACCACAAGATTCTGGTCGACGAAATCGATCGCCTGAAAGCAGGCGGAAGCAAGTCCGACGCGGATTTGCAAACCCAACGGGTGGTGGAAATGCTGACAGGTTATCCCTACGACAAAGTGTGGACACCCGAGTTAACGGATACGCGTCGCGTCACCTCTCCAGCCCATGAATAA
- the uxaC gene encoding glucuronate isomerase, which yields MSFINDEFMIGNKTGVRLYQQVAKNLPIIDYHCHLEAKDIYHNRPFDGITALWLSGDHYKWRAMRANGVPEEKITGDASAEDKFQAWAETVEAAFGNPLYHWTHLEIAQYFGIQDTLNSRNWRRIMDECNRRLSEPAFRPQALIERSRVEVICTTDSPLDELYYHQQLKADPTFKTRVLPTFRPDEFFSADNQTFSSSLTRLTELTGIVITNFSDFSRACEKRIHYFHEAGCRISDHGLADIFFIQVTPQQTEDVFQKKATGKDTLPDQERIWQSALLMMLAKWYKKYDWAMQIHFGAIRNNNQHMLEKVGINSGFDSISDQPYLAMHLNAFLDTLTREGNLPRIIIYNLYSAYNDIIASALANFQSGDNGIKSPLQFGAGWWFNDTLRGMLNQLTTLADQGLLMNFVGMLTDSRSFISYPRHDYFRRILCGLIGQWVEAGEIPHDEIILKKMVNNICHDNAQRYFKF from the coding sequence ATGAGTTTTATCAATGATGAATTCATGATCGGCAATAAAACCGGGGTCCGGCTTTACCAACAGGTGGCCAAAAATTTACCGATTATCGATTACCACTGCCATCTGGAAGCCAAAGATATTTATCACAACCGCCCGTTTGACGGCATAACGGCGCTGTGGTTATCCGGCGATCATTACAAATGGCGCGCCATGCGCGCCAACGGCGTACCAGAGGAAAAAATCACCGGCGATGCCAGCGCAGAGGATAAATTCCAGGCGTGGGCGGAAACGGTTGAAGCCGCTTTCGGCAACCCGCTTTATCACTGGACGCACCTGGAAATCGCGCAGTATTTCGGCATTCAGGATACGTTAAACAGCAGAAACTGGCGACGCATCATGGACGAGTGTAATCGGCGGTTGTCCGAACCGGCATTCAGGCCGCAGGCCTTGATTGAGCGCTCTCGCGTCGAAGTCATCTGTACGACTGACTCCCCATTGGATGAGCTGTATTACCACCAGCAGCTAAAAGCGGACCCGACATTTAAGACTCGGGTATTGCCGACTTTTCGCCCGGACGAATTTTTCTCAGCGGATAACCAGACCTTCTCTTCTTCATTAACCCGACTGACCGAATTAACCGGCATAGTAATAACCAATTTTTCCGATTTTTCCCGCGCCTGCGAGAAGCGAATTCATTATTTTCATGAGGCTGGCTGCCGTATTTCCGATCATGGCTTAGCTGATATTTTCTTTATTCAGGTTACGCCGCAACAAACTGAAGACGTTTTTCAGAAAAAGGCGACTGGAAAGGACACCCTGCCTGATCAGGAACGAATCTGGCAAAGCGCGTTACTGATGATGCTGGCTAAATGGTATAAAAAATACGATTGGGCAATGCAAATTCACTTCGGCGCCATTCGTAATAACAATCAACACATGCTGGAAAAAGTAGGCATTAATAGCGGATTCGATTCGATTAGCGACCAGCCCTATCTGGCTATGCACCTTAATGCTTTTTTAGACACTCTCACCAGAGAGGGAAACTTACCCCGCATTATTATTTATAACCTTTACTCTGCCTATAACGATATTATCGCCTCGGCGCTCGCCAACTTTCAGTCTGGCGACAACGGAATAAAGTCCCCTCTTCAGTTTGGTGCCGGATGGTGGTTCAACGACACCCTAAGAGGAATGTTGAATCAACTCACCACCCTGGCTGACCAAGGGTTATTAATGAATTTCGTTGGAATGCTGACGGATTCACGCAGTTTTATTTCCTACCCACGGCATGATTATTTTCGACGAATTCTCTGCGGATTAATAGGCCAATGGGTTGAGGCTGGAGAAATCCCTCATGATGAAATAATACTTAAAAAAATGGTTAATAATATATGCCACGATAACGCACAGCGTTATTTCAAGTTCTAA